CTTTATTATGAATTTTGTTGCTTCATGAATTGGACTTTGCAACTTATCTATCTCTCTTACCGATAGCTCTTCTCGAGTTGAATGTTACATTTATGTGTCAGTAAAAGTCTAATATAAGCCAAACACAAATGTAATGTGATTAATGTCTTTAAGTTACTTCTCCTTCCTCTGTAAAATTCTTCTACATTATGCTCTGCATTTGGCATGACATCTTACAGTGCAGGAATGATCAGACCCTGCAAATATTGAAAAGGTTATAATCTCTATTCTCTAATCAGAAGAATGTGATTAATGTACATCATGTTAGCCCCTATGAACCTCTAAATTATTCATATTAGTCccttttttattaaaaagaaactTCAAATTGGTCTCATACTTTACTAAGTCTATAACTAATAAATGACAATAAAGTTTAGTTTACTAGCTTCTACAAAGTAACAGAAATACAGGAGCAGCAATacaatacatttaaaaattacagATTACCTCTCCAGTATGCCTTTTCCTAAACCTTGGCAATGTCAACATTATCCTTTGAATCGCCTTGCTTGTCTTCCACCGTTTTGTATTTATACCAAGAAGCACACACCAAGTAAAATCCAAAGTTCACAACGCTTATCACAGACAACAACCAGTAGAAGTAGTTGAGCTTGTCTCTATTCAAGTTATTACTTGCCAACCACCCTCCACTCACTCTGTTAACCACCACAACGACCACGGTACTAGTAAAGTAACCGAACGCCACAGAACACCAAGAGATTGCAGTGCTCAGTGACTTCATCCCAGCTGAACTTTCTGCATAGAAAAACTCCAGAAGGCCAATAAGGGTAAACATGTCTGCGGCTCCAAAGATAGCATATTGGAAACCCAGCCAAAACACGCTCATTGGTAGAGGCTCTGTGCTATCTACCATGTTGTGTTGGACGGCGACAGACTTGCGTCGTGTCTCAACAAAACCAGCAACTGCCATGGAAATAGCTGAGAGAACCAATCCAACTCCAATCCGCTGAAGGTGTCGAATTCCAGTGGGAATCCCTGTGATTCTTCGAGCAAGTGGGACGAAAAAGCGGTCATATAAAGGGATCAGGAAAAACATGAATAACAGGGGAATGACTGGAACAGAGGGTCCTGGCACTTTAAACCCCATGATTTTGGTGTTCATGGTGGTGCTTTGTTGTATAGAGAAAGTTTGAAGCTGAGCCAAACATGTATTCATGAATATGGTACTGAATATTATTGGTAGCATGCGGATTAGGATTTTTGTTTCTTCTACTTGTGTCACGGTGCACAGATTCCAGGTTCCCCAGGATATGGATGTTGTTGCACCTGCACTGCTTCTAACAATTGCTGCATGGTCCAAGAATCTGGGAATCCATTTTTCCAAGAAAACCAAATGAGGAACATGTGACATTATAGAGAATTCAACTAACTtctttttgtttcatatttttataaCCTGAATTGATCTGTCTTTTTAAGGATTTCATAGCTGTcatctctttctttctcatgAATCTCATGTAGTTGGGCTTCATTCTCTGGAATTGGAAGTTTTCTGTTTTTGAATGCTGCTACAAATACCTAATAGTTCAACACATAAAGGAatcagtgcatgtttggaaaccccTCTACCATTAATTCtaaagtcagaatcaattctgagcAGAAGCTTCCGTGAGTAGCTTATGCCTCTCAGAATTGATGCTTGGGAAAGTGAAACTTATCCAAACATTCTATAAGTCTCATAGTCATATGTGTAATAAATTTCCTTCTGAAATACAAGAATATTTTGAAATGAATGAGCAGGTTTAAAAAAATGACAACAATGTTATTGACCTGTATGATTCGAACTAGAGGGCTTCCCTTTGGTTTATTGTTTCGATACAATGACTTGCCCATGCATATGGAAATAATTGCAAACAAGACTGCTATAGTGGACATAGTAAAGCTCCAATACCATCCTTGGTTGGTGCTGATCCAAACAATGAATGTAACCCCAACTATTGCCCCTATGGTGAGGCTAAGCAAGAACCAGTTGAAAAAGCTTGACAATTGAGATGCCTCCTTCGGATTTTTATCATCGAACTGGTCAGCCCCTAAGGCTGGTAAAGCTGCCTTAACACCACTGGTTCCTAATGCAACAAGGTATAGGCCAGTGTAAAGTATTGCAGCTTGGCCGCCTGTTGCAGGTTTACATTGGCTCATCTGGGTTGTTGCTACATCTTTGCAGGGGACAGGTCTTAACTGATGGAAGTGTGCCTGAACTGTGAGGAGACCATATCCCTGCAATCAGAAGATATTGAGATGTGTGCCCACCTCTGTATTATTGGTTGTTGGTGATTATTAAAGGTACAGCCTTGACTTCACATTCAATAATTGAGAGCTATGGTAATATggttatttattttgtttattccTAAGCTATTCACAAAGAAATCAGTAGTgcttcttaattttgttttatttgtgATTATTCATAGAGTTCTTTCTTTGTAGACTTATAATCGTAAGCACTTAAGTGTGATTTTACCACAATAAATTTTGACTATGCTGATCCAAACACAGACACAAACACAGTTGCTTTCCAAGTTGGAAGGAAAAGGAATTCTGGGAGAAGCTACTAGAAATAGTTTTTGTAGGAGGAGAAGCGATTCTGTGTTTATGATACTGAAAGGAGATTCTTgtatagaaaaaaatatttttgatggCCTATGAACTCTTAAAGAGTTAGGAGAATTTAATCCAGCTTACCA
This is a stretch of genomic DNA from Lotus japonicus ecotype B-129 chromosome 1, LjGifu_v1.2. It encodes these proteins:
- the LOC130721046 gene encoding protein NRT1/ PTR FAMILY 4.5-like codes for the protein MGICRDMENNPRRQRRLGGNRAALFVYAMEGLENMAFVANAVSLVTYFFGYMNFSLTKSATTLTNYMGTAFLLALIGGFICDTYLSRFKTCVLFACMELLGYGLLTVQAHFHQLRPVPCKDVATTQMSQCKPATGGQAAILYTGLYLVALGTSGVKAALPALGADQFDDKNPKEASQLSSFFNWFLLSLTIGAIVGVTFIVWISTNQGWYWSFTMSTIAVLFAIISICMGKSLYRNNKPKGSPLVRIIQVFVAAFKNRKLPIPENEAQLHEIHEKERDDSYEILKKTDQFRFLDHAAIVRSSAGATTSISWGTWNLCTVTQVEETKILIRMLPIIFSTIFMNTCLAQLQTFSIQQSTTMNTKIMGFKVPGPSVPVIPLLFMFFLIPLYDRFFVPLARRITGIPTGIRHLQRIGVGLVLSAISMAVAGFVETRRKSVAVQHNMVDSTEPLPMSVFWLGFQYAIFGAADMFTLIGLLEFFYAESSAGMKSLSTAISWCSVAFGYFTSTVVVVVVNRVSGGWLASNNLNRDKLNYFYWLLSVISVVNFGFYLVCASWYKYKTVEDKQGDSKDNVDIAKV